A window from Culex pipiens pallens isolate TS chromosome 3, TS_CPP_V2, whole genome shotgun sequence encodes these proteins:
- the LOC120419135 gene encoding leucine-rich PPR motif-containing protein, mitochondrial, with protein MFRALFARPRGHWRPLSLRSGAPIRAQTFASPAISSFHQNTISRLAPATTSFLPSRLYSVKTKPVRVRQTKAQVPLLDELKADALAHRRVQLDKLSQLLAATGQPEPGSHEFLLGCCGRLLLDQPVEVRMQLFERLWSEAGEPTLEAWKVRLRVYAENGIELEGVGGFLEGVKVGKDAEFYELLLGVVCERGDVRRMREVLAVCEAEGYGLTARLGALLIRGYGKVGDLAAVETVIDTMSAGNVALDEGVYGELIVGGLANGQTEKAVKGIKERGASLKEVHRIEALKEALLRKAGEATKLLVKLFPEDVLNDPSIDPVFRNLCTELLQLEQYETVRTLLNELPVPKFSLNENQDSYGVSIVFEMVKQNVPFPELIKMVNFLIKTERNSRALHVACDCAAKSRIELYPKLLEILREQEDLRPHYFWPLIAQSFTKHGESGVLDVLKLMQRTKTEADAETLSVFVLPKLSVTLKDVRLALKQFEDRGIRIATLMTPFVSHLMYQNRFEDVSRVTKLYPAKLNTESLIWPLVLQATVNKSTANFKSIAEVVRALQDKAQDPKHDLGGQLLMELISNKKSKHDQGSIKALLTQFERHQVQISRVCVNVLKTHFAKSKRIDAEVDRLLKVLQDEKLTLPSKELFDSIIVHPRDMTYDELECHLNELEEKNLNTRGVLRRLLQLCVRENRLDRAVIIKEKCDQARVELSSGMLASVFDLHIKRKNVDEAGKTLEQIRTAFPGFLVDDHKIIDYAALLAEKGFLSNARKILKQRASAGLRPGNANRNIWNLLTKTAQWSAQTEPTSDKNHTADLLNFLVDLNYCTHDNTLLGPVIREHLLKNQTQAALAEFKRIATELRRTPLQLEIFTTLVKLTNSNDPQIPPDQAKALLSDLIAITSKIHGPVNTNNTLIVALADAGTEPQLRRILMNPETRVNHEYILTQCEFLVNAGKLNVVLRLAKCARGLANVREADFLAVIMKQYVRDNNCEAAVELFNRLQADDAELKISGDFARKLIDLLEVNSYDVPSEIRLYAK; from the exons ATGTTCCGTGCCTTGTTCGCACGACCCCGCGGCCACTGGCGACCCCTCTCGCTCCGCAGCGGCGCCCCGATCCGAGCCCAAACATTCGCATCACCAGCTATAAGCAGTTTTCATCAGAACACGATTAGCCGGCTAGCGCCGGCAACCACCAGCTTCCTTCCGAGCCGACTCTACAGCGTCAAGACCAAACCCGTCCGGGTTAGACAAA CAAAAGCCCAAGTCCCGCTGCTGGACGAGCTGAAAGCGGACGCGCTCGCCCACCGCCGGGTTCAGCTGGACAAGCTGAGTCAGCTGCTGGCGGCGACGGGTCAGCCCGAGCCGGGCTCGCACGAGTTTCTGCTCGGGTGCTGCGGCCGGCTGCTGCTCGATCAACCCGTCGAGGTGCGGATGCAGCTGTTTGAGCGATTGTGGTCCGAGGCGGGAGAACCGACGCTGGAGGCGTGGAAGGTGCGGCTGCGGGTTTACGCCGAGAACGGGATTGAGCTGGAGGGGGTTGGGGGATTTTTGGAGGGGGTTAAGGTGGGGAAGGATGCGGAGTTTTACGAGCTGCTGCTGGGGGTTGTTTGTGAGCGGGGGGATGTTCGGAGGATGAGGGAAGTTTTGGCGGTTTGTGAGGCGGAGGGGTACGGGTTGACGGCGCGGTTGGGGGCGCTGTTGATTCGGGGGTACGGGAAGGTGGGGGATTTGGCGGCGGTGGAGACGGTGATTGATACGATGAGCGCTGGGAATGTGGCGTTGGACGAGGGAGTTTACGGGGAGTTGATTGTGGGGGGGTTGGCGAATGGGCAGACGGAGAAGGCCGTTAAGGGGATAAAGGAGAGGGGTGCGTCGTTGAAGGAGGTTCATCGGATTGAGGCGCTGAAGGAGGCCCTTTTGAGGAAGGCTGGTGAGGCGACCAAGTTGTTGGTGAAGCTGTTTCCGGAAGATGTTTTGAACGATCCTAGCATCGATCCGGTTTTTCGCAATTTGTGCACGGAACTTTTACAGCTGGAACAGTACGAGACTGTGCGAACTCTGCTGAATGAGCTCCCGGTTCCAAAGTTTAGTCTGAACGAGAACCAGGACAGCTACGGCGTGTCGATCGTCTTTGAAATGGTCAAACAGAACGTCCCTTTTCCGGAGTTGATCAAGATGGTAAATTTCCTCATCAAAACTGAACGGAACAGTCGCGCTTTGCACGTGGCTTGCGATTGCGCGGCCAAGTCGCGAATTGAGCTGTACCCGAAGCTGTTGGAAATCCTGCGCGAGCAGGAAGATCTTCGTCCGCACTACTTCTGGCCGCTGATCGCACAGAGCTTCACAAAGCACGGAGAATCCGGCGTCCTGGACGTGCTAAAGCTGATGCAGCGCACTAAAACCGAAGCGGACGCCGAAACGCTGTCCGTGTTTGTCCTGCCGAAACTCTCCGTCACGCTGAAGGACGTCCGGCTCGCGTTGAAGCAGTTTGAAGACCGCGGCATTCGGATAGCAACGCTCATGACTCCGTTCGTGTCCCACCTGATGTACCAGAACCGCTTCGAGGACGTCAGTCGCGTCACGAAGCTCTACCCGGCCAAGCTGAACACGGAGTCGCTGATTTGGCCGCTTGTTCTGCAGGCAACGGTCAACAAGAGTACCGCCAACTTCAAGAGTATCGCGGAGGTCGTGCGAGCGCTCCAGGACAAGGCACAAGATCCGAAGCACGACCTCGGCGGTCAGCTGTTGATGGAGCTGATCAGCAACAAAAAGTCCAAGCACGATCAAGGATCCATCAAAGCTTTGCTCACCCAGTTCGAACGGCACCAGGTCCAGATCAGTCGGGTGTGCGTCAACGTGCTCAAGACTCACTTCGCCAAGAGCAAGCGAATCGACGCCGAAGTGGACCGACTGCTCAAAGTCCTGCAAGACGAAAAGCTGACCCTCCCCTCGAAGGAACTGTTTGACTCGATCATCGTCCACCCGCGGGACATGACCTACGACGAGCTGGAGTGCCACCTCAACGAGCTCGAGGAGAAGAACCTGAACACGCGCGGCGTCCTCCGACGACTGCTGCAGCTGTGCGTTCGCGAGAACCGTCTCGATCGCGCCGTCATCATCAAGGAGAAGTGCGATCAAGCCCGCGTAGAACTCAGCTCAGGCATGCTCGCTTCCGTGTTCGATCTGCACATCAAGCGGAAAAACGTCGACGAAGCTGGCAAGACGCTGGAGCAGATTCGAACCGCTTTCCCCGGATTCCTCGTGGACGACCACAAAATCATCGACTACGCAGCACTCCTAGCAGAAAAGGGCTTCCTCTCAAACGCCCGCAAAATCCTCAAACAACGAGCCTCAGCCGGACTCCGCCCAGGCAACGCCAACCGCAACATCTGGAACCTGCTCACCAAGACCGCCCAATGGAGCGCGCAAACCGAACCCACCTCCGACAAAAACCACACCGCCGACCTCCTCAACTTCCTCGTCGACCTCAACTACTGCACCCACGACAACACCCTGCTCGGCCCCGTCATCCGCGAGCACCTCCTCAAAAATCAAACCCAAGCCGCGCTCGCCGAGTTCAAACGAATCGCCACCGAACTGCGACGAACCCCGCTCCAACTCGAAATCTTCACCACCCTCGTCAAACTCACCAACTCAAACGACCCCCAAATCCCACCCGACCAAGCCAAAGCCCTCCTCTCCGACCTCATCGCCATCACCTCGAAAATCCACGGCCCCGTCAACACCAACAACACCCTGATCGTAGCCCTGGCGGACGCCGGAACCGAACCCCAGCTCCGCCGCATCCTCATGAACCCGGAAACGCGCGTCAACCACGAGTACATCCTCACCCAGTGCGAGTTCCTCGTCAACGCCGGCAAACTCAACGTCGTGCTCCGGTTGGCCAA